A segment of the Cohnella algarum genome:
AGGATCTCTTGGGAAACGGGGTGATCGTTCGGATGAAAATGAAAGAGGTTCTGGCTTTGATCGGATTTGCGGCGCTTCTGTGCGCAGCCGTGGCGTTGCCGTCCGCCGACACAAAAGCTTCAGGAGAAGCCACGTTGATGGACGAATTACGGGCAGGCACCGCGCATATCCGGCATGAGGAACCGATGTTTGCGCAAATGAAGGACAAGGAAGTCGTTCAGGCCATCGTGGACAGCTGGGACCGGAGCGAAGCGATCTTGCGAAGGTATTGGGACCGCGAGCTCACCGCTTAAAAACGGCTGGCAGCGGATCAACAGCGCGGACGCGGGCATCGAGTTTACGAATTTTTTGACCCAGAAGGAGGCTTTTTCGTTCAATGCGGCAATTATGGGGAAAGCGCATCGAGCCGCCTTGCAGGTCGGGGATTTTTGACCGGCGCTGCTGCTGAACAAAGAGGAAGGCAAAGCGGTCCTCTTCTGGGAACGCAAAGACGGAACCGCCGTCGCGGTCACGCTTCTGACCAGAGAAAACGAGGACGGAAGCCGGGATTGGTACGAAAAGGGGCCGGCAGAGGAAGTTGCGGCCGCGCCGAGCGGAGGAGCCTCCGACCTTTAAATGTTCGTGGCATAGGGTCGGCAAGGCGTTTAGCGCACGGACTTCTTGACCGCATTCCCCGCCGAACTGCCCCCATGCAGCGCACCGGGTGCACTTCTTGACCGCATTCCGCGCCGAGCCGCCCCCATGTAGCGCACCGGGTGCACTTCTTGACCGCATTCCCCGCCGAACTGCCCCCATGTAGCGCACCGGGTGCACTTCTTGACCGCATTCCGCGCCGAGCCGCCCCCATGTAGCGCACCGGGTGCACTTCTTGACCGCAATCCGCGCCGAGCCGCCCCCATGTAGCGCACCGGGTGCACTTCTTGACCGCAATCCGCGCCGAGCCGCCCCCATGTAGCGCACCGGGTGCACTTCTTGACCGCATTCCCCGCCGGCTTTCTCTCATTGGCATCCGATTTGGCACTATGCGTTTTAATCCGTTCCGAGCAATTCATGCAAGGAAACCTGGCGCGAACTGTCAAGCAGCAAAGCGCGCGTGCCGTGGCCCCGGGCCGAGGCACGCGCCGCTCGTCTACGAGACGATCTCGTAGATGAGCGGATTCGCGCCCGGCGCCGCGCTCTCGATGCGGTAAGCCGCGGCCAGCTGCCGCGCGAGCTCGTCCGCGCCTTTGTCGTTGCGAACGTGCAGCAGCGCCAGCGTGTCGCCGCCGCGCACGCGATCGCCGCGCTTGCGAACGAGCTCGACGCCGACGGCGTGGTCGATCCGATCCTCCTTGGCGGCCCGGCCCGCGCCCAGGCGCATCGCCGCGAGCCCGACGCTTTCCGCGTCGATGCCGTGCACGTACCCGTCCGCCGCCGCCGCCACGGGCACGAGCAGCCCGGCCTGCGGCAGCAGCTCGTCCGGCCGTTCGACGACCGCCGGGTCGCCGCCTTGCGCGGCGACAAGCTCGGCGAACTTCCGCAGCGCCGCCCCGGAGGCGATCGCCTCCTCCAGCATGCGGCGCGCCTCCGCCGCATCGCTCGCCTTGCCGCCGAGCGCGACCATGTGCCCGCCAAGCTCAAGGCACAGCTCGCGCAAGTCGTCCGGCCCCTCGCCGGCAAGCACGTCGATCGCCTCCCGAACCTCCATCGCGTTGCCGATGGCGCGGCCCAGCGGCTGATCCATGTCGGTGATCGCCGCAACCGTGCGCCGCCCGACCTCCCGGCCGATGGCGACCATCGCCTGCGCAAGCGCCTTCGCTTCTTCCGCCGTCTTCATGAACGCCCCGCTGCCGAATTTGACGTCGAGCAAAATCGCGTCGGCTCCGGCCGCGATTTTTTTGCTCATGACGGAGCTGGCGATTAGCGGAATCGACTCGACCGTTCCGGTTACGTCGCGCAGCGCGTACAGCTTCTTGTCCGCCGGGGCGATGTTGCCGCTCTGGCCGATGACGGAGACGCCGATCTCGTTCACCTGCGCAAAAAAACGCTCGCGCGGAAGCTCCGTCCTAAACCCGAGCATCGACTCCAGCTTGTCGATCGTTCCGCCGGTATGGCCGAGCCCTCGGCCGCTCATTTTCGCGACCGGCACCCCGCAGGCGGCAACGAGAGGCGCCAGGATCAGCGTCGTTTTATCGCCTACTCCTCCGGTGCTGTGCTTGTCCAACTTGATGCCGCGTATGCCGGACAAATCGACGCGATCGCCCGAATCGGCCATCGCCAGCGTGAGAACGGCCGTTTCCCTGGCGGTCATTCCCGCAAAGCAGACCGCCATCAGCCAGGCGGACGTCTGATAATCGGGGATCTCGCCGGAAACGACGCCTTCGACCACAAACCGTACTTCCTCCGCGGACAGCTCCGCTCCCGATCTTTTTTTTCGGATGACATCCACCATGCGCATGCTTGTGCGCCTCCCTTCGTGCTATTGTGATTGGCTTATTCAACATTTAACGTCAGAGGGAAGTTTACGTCCTTAGGCGGGCGGGCATATGAAAATTGCCGCCTCGGCAAAGGCCCGACGGAACCCGAAAAATGCAACTCCGGCTATGAGCCCGACGGAACCCGAAAAATGCAACTGCGGCTATGAGCCCGACGGAACCCGAAAAATGCAGCTGCGGCCTGC
Coding sequences within it:
- a CDS encoding pyrimidine-nucleoside phosphorylase, with protein sequence MRMVDVIRKKRSGAELSAEEVRFVVEGVVSGEIPDYQTSAWLMAVCFAGMTARETAVLTLAMADSGDRVDLSGIRGIKLDKHSTGGVGDKTTLILAPLVAACGVPVAKMSGRGLGHTGGTIDKLESMLGFRTELPRERFFAQVNEIGVSVIGQSGNIAPADKKLYALRDVTGTVESIPLIASSVMSKKIAAGADAILLDVKFGSGAFMKTAEEAKALAQAMVAIGREVGRRTVAAITDMDQPLGRAIGNAMEVREAIDVLAGEGPDDLRELCLELGGHMVALGGKASDAAEARRMLEEAIASGAALRKFAELVAAQGGDPAVVERPDELLPQAGLLVPVAAAADGYVHGIDAESVGLAAMRLGAGRAAKEDRIDHAVGVELVRKRGDRVRGGDTLALLHVRNDKGADELARQLAAAYRIESAAPGANPLIYEIVS